A genomic window from Bdellovibrio sp. SKB1291214 includes:
- a CDS encoding PilZ domain-containing protein, giving the protein MRRIAGITHGPWVIVPAAFTLMVIPVMDFTTMHTGSTVPLEIIGWLVVFAAGISFLIRHKLLWLIGLVLCALFLAINLSHLMFFQEPPLATEAMAFKVVSSVVVAGVAWLYFARSPDLDRRQHWVGQTAHRFYVDTPVVLGGTEACKTVDLSYTGARITVLQARDKFKVGQRVSVEIPDIDSLLCQGKIIAVSFNEIRVHFVDTSDREQELIRQWLNSQNLQGV; this is encoded by the coding sequence ATGAGAAGAATTGCGGGAATTACACACGGTCCTTGGGTGATTGTGCCAGCGGCATTTACATTGATGGTTATTCCAGTCATGGATTTTACGACGATGCATACGGGGAGCACAGTCCCTCTTGAGATCATCGGTTGGTTGGTGGTGTTTGCCGCAGGAATTAGCTTTCTGATTCGTCATAAGCTTTTATGGCTGATTGGCCTTGTTCTGTGCGCTCTTTTTCTTGCCATCAATCTCTCTCATTTAATGTTTTTCCAAGAACCGCCACTGGCTACGGAGGCGATGGCCTTCAAAGTAGTTAGCTCGGTTGTGGTTGCTGGTGTTGCTTGGTTGTACTTTGCCAGATCTCCAGATTTGGATCGTCGCCAGCACTGGGTGGGACAGACGGCTCATCGCTTTTATGTCGATACCCCTGTTGTTTTGGGGGGCACAGAGGCATGTAAAACCGTGGACCTATCTTATACGGGAGCCCGTATTACGGTGCTTCAAGCCCGCGATAAATTCAAAGTAGGGCAAAGGGTTTCGGTGGAGATCCCCGATATTGATAGTTTGCTTTGCCAGGGCAAAATTATTGCCGTTTCGTTCAATGAGATTCGGGTCCATTTTGTAGATACCTCTGACCGTGAACAAGAGCTGATTCGTCAGTGGCTGAACAGTCAAAATTTGCAAGGTGTTTAA
- a CDS encoding YceI family protein: MKLVIAAALVTLGVSSAFAQSVVFDVTLNPMGDFKAKTNQIKGSAVLKGDTVTAQNIVVNMKSLKTGVDLRDKHTQKYLETDKYPTATLISAIGKGGKGKAKIKIKDKTIEANGTYKIEGSLLKAEFIVKASDINIKDVNYMGVGTEDDVKVHVEVPVSK; this comes from the coding sequence ATGAAATTGGTTATTGCAGCAGCATTGGTTACTTTGGGTGTGTCTAGCGCGTTTGCTCAGTCTGTCGTATTCGACGTGACTTTGAATCCGATGGGAGACTTCAAAGCAAAAACAAATCAGATCAAAGGTTCAGCAGTTTTGAAGGGCGACACAGTCACAGCTCAAAATATCGTTGTGAATATGAAGTCCTTGAAAACCGGTGTTGATCTTCGAGATAAGCACACTCAAAAATATCTTGAGACTGATAAATACCCAACAGCGACTTTGATCTCTGCGATCGGTAAAGGTGGCAAGGGTAAAGCTAAAATCAAAATCAAAGATAAAACGATCGAAGCAAACGGCACTTATAAAATCGAAGGCAGTTTGCTAAAAGCAGAATTCATCGTTAAAGCATCTGATATCAATATCAAAGATGTTAACTATATGGGCGTAGGAACTGAAGATGACGTGAAAGTTCACGTTGAAGTTCCAGTTTCTAAATAA
- a CDS encoding flavin monoamine oxidase family protein, translating into MAKRSLSRREFLKISALSSSGLFVSSALGGCAGLDRLFTGDKRNLDGEVVILGAGAAGLAAAHTLKKNKIPFRLFEASSRVGGRVQTVSMFPGEEPLAELGAEFFEEHHRTVFAMAKEFSLTPLEIKTRKGLESHYFRFDGQNYRVQDIQPRLKTLAAPLRRVRSDLFRDQEAILTYRNSLVYDRASYYDTLSLEDLLNSWKGEVHPVILKLIESQAVSRFGVDAADQSSLHFLSTLDSEGSSLLTGRNMYRLEGGLTNFMQMMAARVAGVLPDHSLKMNHALVEISEKESVFTLNFQTPQGRQQYQTRNIICTLPFSKLREVHNIDSLYFSDAKKEALSGLNYASHSKGVLGFDSAFWNKKNSVPANLGNFTGDFLSQKFWDSTREQKGTKALLTYSRAGKSGLSAGASAEQEALFDLGLFYKDVPQKAVAHQMVNWKQRPWALGSMAVYKKGQYMKFRGAAGEAEYGGRFVFAGEHTSLKFPGTLNGALETGIMAANSISL; encoded by the coding sequence ATGGCAAAGCGTTCTTTAAGTCGTCGCGAGTTTTTAAAAATTTCTGCGCTGAGTTCAAGCGGTCTGTTTGTGTCGAGTGCTTTGGGGGGCTGCGCAGGCCTTGATAGACTCTTTACCGGAGACAAGCGAAATCTTGACGGAGAAGTGGTCATCCTTGGGGCGGGCGCTGCAGGATTGGCGGCAGCTCACACTTTGAAAAAGAATAAAATTCCATTCAGATTATTTGAAGCCTCCTCGCGCGTCGGTGGACGGGTGCAAACAGTTTCAATGTTCCCAGGGGAGGAGCCCCTGGCGGAACTGGGTGCTGAGTTTTTCGAAGAGCACCATCGCACCGTGTTCGCGATGGCTAAAGAGTTCAGTTTGACTCCGTTAGAAATAAAAACTCGCAAAGGACTTGAATCGCATTATTTCCGCTTTGATGGGCAAAACTATCGCGTTCAAGACATCCAACCTCGTCTTAAAACTTTAGCGGCGCCTTTACGTCGCGTCCGTTCGGATTTATTCCGTGATCAAGAGGCGATTCTGACCTATCGCAACTCTCTGGTATATGATCGCGCCAGTTACTATGACACCCTGTCCTTAGAGGACTTGTTGAATTCGTGGAAGGGTGAAGTTCATCCCGTTATTCTGAAGCTGATTGAAAGCCAAGCTGTTTCTCGGTTTGGTGTAGATGCCGCTGATCAATCATCTTTGCATTTCTTGAGCACCCTGGATTCCGAGGGCAGCAGTTTGCTGACGGGTCGTAATATGTATCGTCTTGAGGGCGGACTTACGAATTTTATGCAAATGATGGCAGCCCGAGTGGCTGGTGTTTTGCCTGACCACAGTTTGAAAATGAATCATGCGTTGGTGGAGATTTCAGAAAAAGAGAGCGTGTTCACGCTCAACTTCCAAACTCCTCAAGGTCGTCAGCAGTATCAGACTCGCAATATCATCTGCACTTTGCCATTTTCAAAGTTGCGGGAAGTCCATAATATCGATTCTCTTTATTTCTCGGATGCAAAAAAAGAAGCGCTGTCCGGGTTGAATTACGCAAGTCACAGCAAAGGTGTCTTAGGGTTTGATTCCGCTTTTTGGAATAAGAAAAACAGTGTGCCCGCGAACCTTGGAAACTTCACGGGTGATTTCTTGTCGCAAAAGTTCTGGGATAGCACGCGGGAACAAAAAGGTACGAAGGCCTTGTTGACGTACTCTCGCGCAGGGAAATCGGGTTTGTCAGCCGGAGCGAGCGCCGAACAAGAAGCCCTTTTTGATTTGGGATTGTTCTACAAAGACGTGCCACAGAAAGCTGTGGCTCACCAAATGGTGAATTGGAAACAACGTCCCTGGGCCTTGGGTTCGATGGCTGTTTATAAAAAAGGACAGTACATGAAATTCAGGGGAGCAGCCGGGGAGGCAGAATACGGAGGGCGCTTTGTATTCGCTGGAGAACATACCAGCCTTAAATTCCCGGGCACCTTGAACGGTGCCCTTGAGACGGGAATCATGGCTGCAAATTCAATATCACTTTAA
- a CDS encoding DUF2785 domain-containing protein yields MLRQTHKLLLPVVLGLSTALPVHAMDADPYMTQEHLLNKAVQVHVTTRGMKYFDTELGKILGNLGVNIDEGYFPALSYTFEKPINPDDYSKDHPEEVKMYKNVRELLTKWLVGFSLNEHRPTIEIGESGYVAKFSRFSLVTDQKLMEKLGKREGAILAIELEIKHLTLGTNSVKVWDFNNAFLGQFGAEGVSLTAGDNKNPLKIRLPFYLRMNAYGALEFEALEVENNLDTIPVSLQYKKLLVPQFAIEINGKKFLLNNKEIDKLFTEQAPQILTTVRENLGEFARTQLPAMLNEKAKQFLSGNLDQVQNMVPPGKEPNDTRPDFKWGLRLQNIGLKESLNIELGAYAEDPINPRSLPRSEDKSRGQVTWGLVPQERYDIGLSLDRGLINRIMQLSFERRNFEKIAMSDGSTLKMMAAPLIDYVKAPVAMPLKDTETFVKLRVSVENKPDSIFLKEKIVVDFDIIAKLRQMADKSGMQLVLYSIDVDTMSMDDKYFSLAGKLLKGKVREGIKDKLREQCAGWKTKEEAIPGSLPLPPEILGLKLDINRVVMDPKGHLVMYLDYAKAGAQ; encoded by the coding sequence GTGCTTCGACAGACTCATAAATTATTACTCCCTGTAGTGCTGGGTTTATCTACCGCACTGCCCGTTCACGCGATGGATGCAGACCCTTACATGACCCAGGAGCATTTGCTGAATAAAGCCGTGCAAGTGCATGTCACGACTCGTGGGATGAAGTACTTTGATACTGAGCTTGGGAAAATCCTTGGCAACTTAGGGGTGAATATCGACGAGGGGTATTTCCCAGCATTGTCCTACACTTTCGAAAAGCCTATTAATCCAGATGATTATTCGAAGGATCATCCTGAAGAAGTTAAAATGTATAAAAACGTTCGCGAGCTTTTAACGAAATGGCTTGTGGGCTTTTCTTTGAACGAGCACCGTCCAACTATCGAAATTGGTGAATCAGGGTACGTGGCTAAGTTTTCCCGTTTCTCTTTAGTGACGGATCAAAAATTGATGGAAAAATTAGGCAAGCGTGAAGGCGCGATCTTAGCGATTGAGCTTGAGATTAAGCATCTAACTCTGGGAACAAACTCCGTCAAAGTTTGGGACTTCAACAATGCTTTCCTCGGCCAGTTCGGCGCGGAAGGAGTCAGCCTGACTGCGGGTGACAATAAAAACCCACTTAAAATCCGCCTGCCATTTTATCTTCGCATGAACGCCTATGGGGCTTTGGAATTTGAAGCTTTAGAGGTTGAAAACAACCTGGATACTATCCCTGTTTCCTTGCAATACAAAAAACTTTTGGTGCCGCAGTTTGCAATCGAAATTAACGGCAAAAAGTTTTTGCTGAACAATAAAGAAATCGACAAGCTGTTCACGGAACAAGCTCCGCAGATTTTAACAACTGTGAGAGAAAACTTGGGTGAGTTTGCCAGAACGCAGCTTCCTGCAATGCTAAACGAGAAAGCCAAACAGTTCTTGTCAGGTAATTTGGACCAAGTTCAAAATATGGTGCCTCCCGGCAAAGAACCCAATGACACGCGCCCGGATTTTAAATGGGGACTGCGTCTGCAAAACATTGGGCTAAAAGAGTCCCTGAATATTGAACTGGGCGCTTATGCCGAGGACCCTATTAATCCGCGCAGCCTACCTCGTTCCGAGGATAAATCCCGTGGTCAGGTGACTTGGGGACTGGTTCCCCAGGAAAGATATGACATTGGATTGAGCCTGGATCGTGGCTTAATCAATCGTATTATGCAGCTTTCCTTCGAACGCCGTAATTTCGAAAAGATTGCGATGTCAGATGGTTCCACTTTGAAAATGATGGCAGCTCCTTTGATTGACTATGTAAAAGCGCCAGTTGCGATGCCACTTAAGGACACTGAAACCTTCGTTAAACTGCGCGTCTCCGTGGAAAACAAGCCCGACTCGATTTTCCTCAAAGAGAAAATCGTTGTCGACTTCGATATCATTGCAAAATTACGCCAAATGGCGGATAAGAGCGGCATGCAGCTTGTACTGTATTCTATCGATGTGGACACTATGTCGATGGACGACAAGTACTTCTCTTTGGCAGGCAAGCTTCTGAAGGGCAAGGTTCGTGAAGGTATCAAAGATAAACTTCGTGAACAGTGCGCTGGTTGGAAAACGAAAGAAGAAGCGATCCCAGGATCTCTTCCCCTTCCACCAGAAATTTTGGGTTTGAAATTAGATATAAATCGCGTCGTCATGGATCCAAAAGGACATTTAGTGATGTATTTGGATTATGCGAAAGCAGGAGCTCAGTAA
- a CDS encoding 2OG-Fe(II) oxygenase, producing the protein MEQKQINLSALRQSFEKLAEKNWALSAEVFAPEFCASLAQECQKLYSDGFLKKASMGPSGNKLISAEIRGDFTLWLDEGNSETQKQFLQSLNVIREELNQFFFMGLKRVESHFAFYPPEAGYDKHIDNPRGASHRKITFVLYLNEAWQKEHGGELSLYNPENPEEMIARVEPRLGQLIFFRSDLFPHQVEKSFNPGLSLTGWFRDDAL; encoded by the coding sequence TTGGAACAGAAGCAAATCAATCTCTCAGCATTAAGACAGTCCTTCGAGAAATTGGCGGAAAAAAACTGGGCTCTCTCAGCAGAGGTCTTTGCTCCTGAATTCTGTGCAAGTCTCGCCCAAGAGTGTCAAAAATTATACTCCGACGGCTTTCTTAAAAAAGCTTCCATGGGTCCCTCTGGCAACAAATTAATATCTGCTGAAATTCGTGGCGATTTCACTCTGTGGCTGGATGAAGGAAACTCTGAAACACAGAAACAATTCCTGCAGAGCCTCAATGTCATTCGCGAGGAATTGAATCAGTTTTTCTTTATGGGATTAAAACGTGTGGAAAGTCATTTTGCTTTTTACCCTCCCGAAGCCGGTTACGATAAGCACATCGATAACCCCCGTGGAGCGAGTCACCGCAAAATCACTTTCGTGCTGTATCTCAATGAGGCTTGGCAAAAAGAGCACGGCGGAGAATTGAGCCTGTACAATCCAGAGAACCCCGAAGAGATGATTGCTCGTGTAGAGCCTCGCTTGGGTCAGTTGATTTTTTTTCGAAGCGACCTCTTCCCTCACCAAGTAGAAAAGAGCTTCAATCCCGGCCTGAGTTTAACTGGGTGGTTTAGGGACGACGCATTATGA